Genomic window (Arcobacter aquimarinus):
AAGTATTATTCTAGTTATTATTTGGTTATTGTTAAATAATACAGTAGCACCAGGACATATTGTTTTAGGAATATTTTTAGCTATATTAATACCTTGGTTTACTTCTAGTTTTTGGCAACAAAAAGTTTGTATTGGAAGTCCTTTAACATTTTTTAAATTCTCAATTATTGTAATTTATGATATTGTAGTTGCAAACTTAACTGTTGCAAAACAAGTTATTGGTTCAAATGATAATTTAAATCCAAAATTCTTCAATCTTCCTTTAGATATTAAACATCCTTTAGGTATTAGTACACTAGCAAGTACTATATCTTTAACACCAGGAACTGTTAGTTGTGATTTAAGTGAAGATAAAACGTACCTAATTATTCATGGTTTAGTTGTAGATGATGTAGAAGCAACTATCCAAGAGATTAAACAAAGATATGAAGTACCATTAATGGAGGTATTTAAACCATGCTAGAATTTGTATTACCAGTAGCTTTTACTATGGTTGCTATTGCAATGATTTTAAATATTTATAGATTAATCATTGGTCCAAGCGTTGCAGATAGAATATTATCTCTTGACACACTTTACATAAACTCTATAGCTTTATTGATAATTCTAAGTTTATATCTTGGAAATACTCTTTATTTTGAAGCAGCTTTATTGATTGCAGTTATGGGATTTGTTGGAACTGTTGCCCTTAGTAAATATTTACTTCGTGGCGATATTATGGAATAAAGGAGTTTTTATGTTTGAAATAATTATCTCAATACTTGTATTAATAGGGGCTGTTTTTACTCTTATTGGTTCTATTGGACTTGTAAAATTACCCGATTTTTTTACAAGGCTTCATGCACCAACAAAAGCTACTACTCTTGGTGTTGGAGCTATTTTATTAGCTTCAACTCTATATTTTACTTTTAAAACAGGAGATTTAAGTCTTCACGAAGTTCTAATTACCCTATTTTTATTTATAACAGCACCTGTAAGTGCTCACTTAATGGCTAAGTCAGCTATTCATATAAAAAATAATGAAGATAAAAAAAATAAATAACAAGTTTGAAAATAATTCAAACTTGTTATTTTAAATCTATATTTATCTTGGATATGAACAATTATTAATATCTAAACAAATTCCATTTATATATTCTGGACAATCTGTTGCTAACCATACAATAGCTTTCGCAACTTCTTCTGCTGTTGCAAATCTTCCTGTTGCAACTGTTTTTTTAAACTCTGCTTTTCTCTCTTCTGAGTTATCTTTTTGCATATCCGTTTCAGTTGGACTTGGAGCAACACAATTTACAGTTATTCCATGAGCGCCTAAAAGTTTCCCATATATTTTTGTAGCATTTATAAGTCCTGCTTTTGCAATTCCATACCAAATATCTGGATGACCTATTTGACCTGCAATTGAAGCTGTATTTACTATTCTTCCATATTTTTGTTTTTTCATATGTTTTGAAAAAATATTCATTAATTCAACCGGAGTATATAAATCTACATTCATAATATGCTCCCGTGCTTCTTTGGGATAATCATCATAACTATATTTTGGTTGCATATATCCAGCATTATTTATTAAAATATCAATATCGCCCACAACTTTTGCTAACTCATGTAATCCATCAATATTTGATAAATCGTACTCAATAGCTGTAACATTAGCAACTCCTACTATTGGACAATCACTAAAATCTCTTGCAACAATTATTATTTCATAACCAAATTCTAACATAGCTCTTGATACTGCTAATCCTATTCCTTTATTTCCACCTGTTATTAATACTCTTTTAGACATAACTTCTTTCTCCTTATATTTCTAATTTGATTATATGAATTCATAGATTTTAATCATCTTAATAAAATTTAATTTATGCTAGAATTTCTACAATCAAAATGCAGGAATCATATGATTTATAAAAATGAAAATCAACTTATAAATATTATTAAATTTACTCCCCCTGTTTTTATAATTACTATTTCTATAGTTATTACATTTTTTTTATATTTAGATAAACAAAATGAACTAGAAAAAGAGAAATTTTTTATTAAAAATGAATTTATAAAAAACAATAAAGAAACAGCTAAACAAGAAGTAGAGAATCTGTATAATTTTATTTCCAATTATCAAGAAAAAACAGAAGAAAAACTCAAAGAAAATATTAAAAATAGAGTATATGAAGCACATAGCATAGCAACTAGAATTTACAATGAGAATAAAAACTTAAAATCAAAAGATGAAATAAAAAAGATGATAAAAGATGCTTTAGTTGATATTAGATTCAACAATGGCAGTGGTTACTTTTTTATATATTCTTTTGATTATGAGTGTATTTTACTTCCAATTAATAGAAAATTAGAGGGCACAAGCTTTTATAATTTTAAAGAAGGGAAAGGAAAATATCTTACAAGAAATATTATTACACAATTAAAAAATGAAAAAGAAGGATTTTTATCTTGGTGGTTTAACAAACCTGATGATTTAGAAAATCAATATAAAAAAATAGGTTTTAATATGCTTTTTGAACCATATAATTGGTTTATTGGAACAGGTGAATATTTTGTTGACTTTGAAGAAATTATAAAAAAAGAGGTTTTAGACTACATTTCTAAACTAAATAAAGATAAAAACAACTATTTTTTTATTATTGATTACAACAAAAATACACTTTTACATTTAATTCCTGATTTAGTAAATAAACCTGCTATTGATGTAACAAATATTGAAAATCAGAAAATATTTGATGAAATGATTGAAATAGCAAAACAAGGAGAAGGATTTTTAACGTACAATCATAAGCCAATAAATAGTGATTCTTTTTCAACAAAAACAAGTTATATAAAAGGAATAAATAATTGGCAATGGGCCATTGGAAAAGGTTTTTATCAAGATGATGTAAATACTATTATTAATAATAACACCTTAATTTTAAATGATAAATTCCATAAAAAGGTAATAAATCTAATCTCTATAGCTTTAATATTAACTTCTTTATTACTAATTATTTCAATTTATGTTTCTAAAATTTTAGAAAAAAAATTTATTAATTATAAAAAAGAGATAAACAAATACATAGAAGAAAATAGTAAACAACAACATATACTTTCTCAACAATCAAAAATGGCTGCAATGGGTGAAATGATTGGAAATATTGCTCATCAATGGAGACAACCCCTTTCAGTTATAACAACTGTTGCAAGTGGTATGAAATTACAAAAAGAGTTTAATACTCTTGATGATAAAACATTTAATGAATCTATTGATAACATAACTAACTCTGCTCAATATTTATCAAAAACTATTGATGATTTTAGAAACTTTTTTAGAACTGATAAAAATGAATCTATTTTTAGTATAAACGAATGTTTATATAAAGTAATAAAACTAACAGATGCACAATTTAAAAATAATGAAATTATTTTTATAAAAAATTTAAAAGATTTCAATATTCTTGGTTTAGAAAATGAATTTATTCAAGCTTTAATAAATATTTTAAACAACGCAAAAGATGCTCTTTTAGAAAAAGATGGTCTTAGAATTATTATTATTAGTACTTATGAAGAAAACCATAAAGCCTTTATAAAAATAGAAGATAATGCAGGTGGAATTGATGAAAAAATAATAGACAAGATTTTTGAGCCTTATTTTACAACAAAACATCAATCAAAAGGTACGGGAATTGGACTTTATATGACTCAAAAAATCATAACTAAACATATGAATGGAACTATAGAAATTAAAAATAGTGAAATAACTTATCAAGAAATTACATATAAAGGAACAAAAGTTTCTATTGAACTTCCAATTAATTTATAAAGTTATGCTTTTTGCATAACTTTAATATTTTATTTTTCTAGCAAATGCTCATATTTTTTATCTGTTAAAAGTTTCATAAAAGCTACAAGAGCCTCAACTTTTCTATCATTTAAAGCTTTTGTTCTTAACTCTTCAAGAGAGATATTCTCTTTTACTTCTGGTTCGTCCCAAACTTTTTTTGTTTCTGGATTTATGGTTCTTTCTTTATTACTATACTTATCATAAAATTCAACTACAGTTTTTAAATCAGCAAATACACCATTATGCATATATGGAGCTGTAACTGCCACATTTCTTAATGTAGGAACTTTATATTTTCCTTTTTGAGATTCATCTGTTACATTTGGATTTGCTAAAAGTCCCTCGTCAATTGTTTTAACACCATTTTTTTCTCTTAAACTATGATTTGCAGGAGTTCCAATATTGTGATATTCGTAATTTGTAAAAGTTTCACCTTTTTTATCTTCACCTTTTAAAACATG
Coding sequences:
- a CDS encoding Na+/H+ antiporter subunit G, which codes for MFEIIISILVLIGAVFTLIGSIGLVKLPDFFTRLHAPTKATTLGVGAILLASTLYFTFKTGDLSLHEVLITLFLFITAPVSAHLMAKSAIHIKNNEDKKNK
- a CDS encoding SDR family NAD(P)-dependent oxidoreductase yields the protein MSKRVLITGGNKGIGLAVSRAMLEFGYEIIIVARDFSDCPIVGVANVTAIEYDLSNIDGLHELAKVVGDIDILINNAGYMQPKYSYDDYPKEAREHIMNVDLYTPVELMNIFSKHMKKQKYGRIVNTASIAGQIGHPDIWYGIAKAGLINATKIYGKLLGAHGITVNCVAPSPTETDMQKDNSEERKAEFKKTVATGRFATAEEVAKAIVWLATDCPEYINGICLDINNCSYPR
- a CDS encoding sensor histidine kinase, producing the protein MIYKNENQLINIIKFTPPVFIITISIVITFFLYLDKQNELEKEKFFIKNEFIKNNKETAKQEVENLYNFISNYQEKTEEKLKENIKNRVYEAHSIATRIYNENKNLKSKDEIKKMIKDALVDIRFNNGSGYFFIYSFDYECILLPINRKLEGTSFYNFKEGKGKYLTRNIITQLKNEKEGFLSWWFNKPDDLENQYKKIGFNMLFEPYNWFIGTGEYFVDFEEIIKKEVLDYISKLNKDKNNYFFIIDYNKNTLLHLIPDLVNKPAIDVTNIENQKIFDEMIEIAKQGEGFLTYNHKPINSDSFSTKTSYIKGINNWQWAIGKGFYQDDVNTIINNNTLILNDKFHKKVINLISIALILTSLLLIISIYVSKILEKKFINYKKEINKYIEENSKQQHILSQQSKMAAMGEMIGNIAHQWRQPLSVITTVASGMKLQKEFNTLDDKTFNESIDNITNSAQYLSKTIDDFRNFFRTDKNESIFSINECLYKVIKLTDAQFKNNEIIFIKNLKDFNILGLENEFIQALINILNNAKDALLEKDGLRIIIISTYEENHKAFIKIEDNAGGIDEKIIDKIFEPYFTTKHQSKGTGIGLYMTQKIITKHMNGTIEIKNSEITYQEITYKGTKVSIELPINL
- a CDS encoding K+/H+ antiporter subunit F; the protein is MLEFVLPVAFTMVAIAMILNIYRLIIGPSVADRILSLDTLYINSIALLIILSLYLGNTLYFEAALLIAVMGFVGTVALSKYLLRGDIME
- a CDS encoding Na+/H+ antiporter subunit E, which encodes MKNKNSFLPHPILSIILVIIWLLLNNTVAPGHIVLGIFLAILIPWFTSSFWQQKVCIGSPLTFFKFSIIVIYDIVVANLTVAKQVIGSNDNLNPKFFNLPLDIKHPLGISTLASTISLTPGTVSCDLSEDKTYLIIHGLVVDDVEATIQEIKQRYEVPLMEVFKPC